Proteins encoded in a region of the Verrucomicrobiota bacterium genome:
- a CDS encoding type II toxin-antitoxin system VapB family antitoxin, whose translation MKTTIDIPDGVLEEAMKYTRAKTKREAVVTALERFNRLQRLRDLNTKLKGTFVHFMTQDDLKIMREDAKWEKKT comes from the coding sequence ATGAAGACGACAATTGATATTCCGGACGGCGTTTTGGAGGAAGCCATGAAATATACCAGAGCCAAGACCAAACGCGAGGCCGTCGTCACAGCCTTGGAGAGATTCAACCGCCTTCAACGTCTGCGCGACCTGAATACAAAACTGAAGGGCACGTTCGTTCATTTCATGACCCAGGACGATCTGAAGATCATGCGCGAGGATGCCAAGTGGGAGAAAAAGACATGA
- the pheS gene encoding phenylalanine--tRNA ligase subunit alpha, producing MTFHEEIEAIKKAALAELESASDLVTLEQARVGCLGTHGKFTALMRHLGALPKEERPAAGKAINLAKSELDAALAGRKGDLELKASLTREPTDFTLPGRRRLLGKLHPLTQTTEDIVRIFRKIGFVVADGPEVETEWYCFDALNTPADHPARDTQDTFYLVVAQASSPPGTAADADAQRAGKMPALLLRTHTSSVQIRVMEKQPPPIRIIAPGRVYRRDNADATHNPTFQQIEGLYVDNGVTVGDLKGTVEYVFKELLGDEVKLRFRPHYFSYTEPSFEIDFSSSLTRKMGKEWLEIAGCGMVHPQVFENVGYDPEIWSGWAFGFGIERVAMIRYGINDIRLFYENDVRFLRQF from the coding sequence ATGACGTTCCACGAAGAAATTGAGGCGATCAAAAAGGCCGCGCTGGCGGAGCTTGAGAGTGCTTCTGACCTGGTTACGCTGGAGCAGGCGCGGGTTGGCTGCCTCGGGACCCACGGCAAATTCACCGCGCTGATGAGACACCTCGGCGCGCTGCCGAAAGAAGAAAGGCCGGCGGCGGGCAAGGCGATCAACCTGGCGAAATCGGAGCTCGATGCGGCCCTGGCCGGGCGCAAGGGCGATCTCGAACTCAAAGCCTCCTTGACCAGGGAACCCACCGACTTCACGCTCCCGGGCCGCCGCCGGCTGCTGGGCAAACTGCATCCTCTCACGCAAACGACCGAGGACATCGTCCGAATTTTCCGCAAGATCGGTTTCGTAGTCGCGGACGGTCCGGAGGTCGAGACCGAATGGTATTGCTTCGATGCCCTGAACACGCCCGCAGATCATCCGGCGCGCGACACGCAGGATACGTTCTATCTAGTGGTAGCGCAGGCTTCCAGCCCGCCCGGCACCGCGGCAGACGCCGACGCGCAAAGGGCAGGCAAGATGCCTGCCCTACTTCTTCGCACACACACCTCCTCAGTCCAAATCCGCGTCATGGAGAAGCAGCCGCCGCCCATCCGGATCATCGCTCCGGGCCGGGTTTACCGCCGCGACAACGCCGACGCCACGCACAATCCGACCTTCCAGCAAATCGAAGGCCTTTACGTGGACAACGGCGTGACTGTGGGCGATCTGAAGGGCACGGTTGAATATGTGTTCAAGGAATTGCTCGGCGACGAAGTCAAACTGCGGTTTCGTCCGCATTATTTTTCGTACACCGAGCCAAGCTTTGAGATCGATTTTTCCAGTTCGTTGACGCGGAAGATGGGCAAGGAATGGCTGGAGATTGCCGGTTGCGGCATGGTGCATCCGCAAGTGTTCGAGAACGTGGGTTACGATCCGGAGATTTGGAGCGGCTGGGCCTTCGGTTTCGGCATCGAACGGGTGGCGATGATTCGCTACGGCATCAACGATATCCGGCTCTTTTACGAGAATGATGTCAGGTTTTTGCGGCAATTCTAG
- the rplT gene encoding 50S ribosomal protein L20, translating into MRVTNAPASRKRRKRTIQAAKGFRMRRSKLYRYASDALDHGRQYAFRDRKTKKRNFRALWQVRINAAARAAGLTYSRFMEGLKAAKVALDRKVLADIAARDGAAFGELVQVAQNALKAKTAKA; encoded by the coding sequence ATGCGCGTTACCAACGCCCCCGCTTCCCGAAAGCGCCGCAAACGGACAATCCAGGCCGCCAAAGGCTTTCGGATGCGCCGTTCCAAACTTTACCGTTATGCCTCCGATGCGCTGGACCACGGCCGCCAATACGCGTTTCGCGATCGGAAAACAAAGAAGCGCAATTTCCGCGCGCTCTGGCAAGTCCGGATCAATGCCGCGGCCCGCGCGGCAGGACTCACCTACAGCCGCTTCATGGAAGGCTTGAAAGCCGCCAAAGTCGCCCTGGATCGAAAGGTTCTCGCAGACATCGCGGCGCGGGATGGTGCCGCCTTTGGCGAATTGGTCCAAGTCGCCCAAAACGCGTTGAAGGCGAAAACGGCCAAAGCCTGA